The Candidatus Tanganyikabacteria bacterium genome window below encodes:
- a CDS encoding PilZ domain-containing protein: MRREKIEVVSVREDQQIPGDRRKAPRASCEYTAEFVDPGTGLTVRGTVLDISQCGMRVRTMGPVRLRETENLRFYVWVNGSLLKLSGSIARQTLEGHLGVEFKIAGDSLKDRVQHTVREAAHRNLKMELRSTFVEDIPQPEEPTRRTVARSYMRGGAGIHESYAAAKALEQSVARKWIDRRIASHLND, encoded by the coding sequence ATGAGGCGGGAGAAAATCGAGGTCGTTTCGGTCCGGGAAGATCAGCAGATCCCCGGCGATCGGCGCAAGGCGCCGCGCGCGTCCTGCGAGTACACCGCCGAGTTCGTGGATCCCGGTACCGGCCTGACGGTTCGCGGCACGGTCCTCGACATCTCCCAGTGCGGCATGCGCGTCCGGACCATGGGCCCGGTGCGCCTGCGCGAGACCGAGAACCTGCGCTTCTACGTCTGGGTCAACGGTTCGCTCCTCAAGCTGAGCGGATCGATCGCCCGCCAGACTCTAGAAGGCCATCTGGGCGTCGAGTTCAAGATTGCCGGCGACAGCCTCAAGGATCGCGTGCAGCACACCGTTCGCGAGGCCGCCCACCGCAACCTCAAGATGGAACTGCGCTCGACCTTCGTCGAGGACATTCCGCAGCCCGAAGAGCCCACGCGCCGTACGGTCGCTCGCTCCTACATGCGAGGCGGGGCGGGCATCCACGAGAGCTATGCGGCCGCAAAGGCCCTCGAGCAGTCGGTCGCCCGGAAGTGGATCGACCGGCGGATCGCCTCCCACCTCAACGACTGA
- a CDS encoding CehA/McbA family metallohydrolase has translation MPEHDPAPDGRQGHWYALALHSHSRYSDGNRSVAQLIAMAREAGLDGLAISDHNTLRQTQDPAFRDDRLVLIPAVEWTNPRGPHAGLHGLTGTRPVDPTLAAGALFAAGREREATIVINHPGEPHYSWTDEDLSGAHGVEIWNFAWGLRPGLSLRAAQRPIPAHRKRYGLRYAALTLHALLWDKNAISLAFWQRALTAGHRLAPVAASDFHSRPQRLEAPCTLVWAASPDQEALLRGIREGRTILTARPGGARALLDADPDGDGTFEAIAGDTVRPGARVRLRVLGARGAVTRIYGPNGLLGRFRVTARAWSTEFAHSGGRFLWARVDGRLPGTLRTIAAPLYFE, from the coding sequence ATGCCTGAGCACGATCCTGCTCCGGACGGTCGGCAAGGTCATTGGTACGCGCTAGCCCTCCATAGCCACAGCCGGTACTCGGACGGAAACCGGTCCGTCGCGCAACTGATCGCGATGGCCCGCGAGGCCGGCCTTGATGGCCTGGCCATCAGCGACCACAACACGCTGCGCCAGACCCAGGATCCGGCATTCCGTGACGATCGGCTCGTGCTCATTCCGGCGGTCGAGTGGACCAATCCCCGAGGACCGCATGCCGGCCTCCACGGTCTGACGGGCACGCGGCCAGTCGATCCGACGCTGGCGGCCGGTGCGCTGTTCGCCGCGGGGCGGGAGCGCGAGGCGACGATCGTCATCAACCATCCTGGCGAGCCGCACTACTCCTGGACCGACGAGGACCTGTCGGGCGCACACGGCGTCGAGATCTGGAACTTCGCCTGGGGCTTGCGTCCCGGCTTGTCCCTGCGGGCGGCGCAGCGGCCGATTCCCGCACACCGGAAGCGCTACGGCCTGCGCTACGCCGCGCTGACGCTCCACGCCCTCCTCTGGGACAAGAACGCCATCAGCCTTGCCTTCTGGCAACGCGCCCTCACCGCCGGCCACCGCCTCGCGCCGGTGGCGGCGAGCGACTTCCACTCGCGCCCTCAGCGGCTGGAGGCACCCTGCACGCTGGTGTGGGCCGCCTCCCCGGACCAGGAGGCGCTGCTGCGGGGGATCCGGGAGGGGCGGACCATCCTGACGGCCCGGCCCGGAGGGGCACGCGCCCTGCTCGACGCCGATCCTGACGGCGATGGAACCTTCGAGGCCATCGCGGGGGACACGGTACGACCGGGAGCCAGAGTGCGACTGCGAGTGCTGGGCGCGCGAGGCGCCGTGACGCGGATTTATGGGCCGAACGGCCTCCTCGGGCGGTTCCGGGTGACCGCCCGAGCCTGGAGCACGGAGTTCGCGCACTCCGGCGGCCGCTTCCTCTGGGCCCGAGTCGACGGCCGCCTGCCCGGCACGCTCCGGACCATCGCGGCGCCGCTCTATTTCGAGTAG